A region of Rhizorhabdus wittichii RW1 DNA encodes the following proteins:
- a CDS encoding Sulfite reductase (ferredoxin) (PFAM: nitrite/sulfite reductase, hemoprotein beta-component, ferrodoxin domain protein; nitrite and sulphite reductase 4Fe-4S region) — MYRYDNYDQAIVDARVEEFRDQVARRIAGEMNDDQFKPLRLKNGLYLQLHAYMLRVAIPYGTFNALQMRTLARIAREYDRGYGHFTTRQNLQYHWIKLDQTPDILAELAKVEMHAIQTSGESIRNISADQFAGAAADEICDPRPWAELLRQYTTFHPEFSYLPRKFKIGLIASEQDRAAIKLHDVGLRILRNDAGEMGFEVHVGGGMGRTPFVASLIRPFLPANRICSYLEAILRVWNRNGRRDNIHKQRIKILVHDLGAEEFTRQVEEEWQAIQPQMDDIPMKEFERIAAYFAPPAFETGLSDDLDLSDPDFARWVKHNVHAHKQPGYAIATISLKKVGETPGDISADQMDVVADLAERYSLDDLRSTHAQNLVLPHIRKADLHMVWQALRDADLATASLDLVTDIIACPGLDYCTLANARSLPLAQKLAERFADYDVQRDLGELKIKISGCINACGHHHVGHIGILGVDRKGTENYQLLLGGSGAEDAALAKITGPGFDEDGVVNAIERTIDKYREVRADGERFLDTYRRVGFEPFKEAIYG; from the coding sequence ATGTACCGTTACGACAATTACGACCAGGCGATCGTCGATGCCCGCGTCGAGGAATTCCGCGACCAGGTCGCCCGCCGCATCGCCGGCGAGATGAACGACGACCAGTTCAAGCCGCTGCGCCTCAAGAACGGCCTCTATCTCCAGCTCCACGCCTATATGCTGCGCGTCGCCATCCCCTATGGCACGTTCAACGCGCTGCAGATGCGCACGCTGGCGCGGATCGCGCGGGAATATGACCGCGGCTACGGCCACTTCACCACGCGCCAGAACCTCCAATATCACTGGATCAAGCTCGACCAGACCCCCGACATCCTCGCCGAGCTGGCGAAGGTCGAGATGCACGCGATCCAGACCAGCGGGGAGAGCATCCGCAACATCTCGGCCGACCAGTTCGCCGGCGCCGCCGCCGACGAGATCTGCGATCCGCGCCCCTGGGCGGAGCTGCTGCGCCAGTACACCACCTTCCACCCCGAGTTCAGCTATCTGCCGCGCAAGTTCAAGATCGGCCTGATCGCGTCGGAACAGGACCGCGCCGCGATCAAGCTGCACGACGTCGGCCTCCGTATCCTCCGCAACGACGCGGGCGAGATGGGGTTCGAGGTCCATGTCGGCGGCGGCATGGGGCGCACCCCCTTCGTCGCCTCGCTGATCCGCCCCTTCCTGCCGGCCAACCGGATCTGCTCCTATCTCGAGGCGATCCTGCGCGTGTGGAACCGCAACGGCCGCCGCGACAACATCCACAAGCAGCGGATCAAGATCCTCGTCCACGATCTCGGCGCCGAGGAGTTCACGCGCCAGGTCGAGGAGGAGTGGCAGGCGATCCAGCCGCAGATGGACGATATTCCGATGAAGGAATTCGAGCGCATCGCCGCCTATTTCGCGCCGCCGGCGTTCGAGACGGGGCTGAGCGACGATCTCGACCTGTCCGATCCCGACTTCGCCCGCTGGGTGAAGCACAACGTCCATGCCCACAAGCAGCCGGGCTATGCGATCGCCACGATCAGCCTGAAGAAGGTCGGCGAGACGCCGGGCGACATCAGCGCCGACCAGATGGACGTCGTCGCCGACCTCGCCGAGCGCTACAGCCTCGACGACCTGCGCTCGACCCATGCGCAGAACCTCGTCCTGCCGCACATCCGCAAGGCCGATCTCCATATGGTGTGGCAGGCCCTGCGCGACGCCGACCTGGCGACGGCGAGCCTCGACCTCGTCACCGACATCATCGCCTGCCCGGGGCTCGACTATTGCACCCTGGCCAACGCCCGCTCGCTTCCGCTCGCGCAGAAGCTGGCCGAGCGCTTCGCCGACTATGACGTGCAGCGCGACCTGGGCGAGCTGAAGATCAAGATATCGGGCTGCATCAACGCCTGCGGCCACCACCATGTCGGCCACATCGGCATCCTCGGCGTCGACCGCAAGGGCACGGAGAATTACCAGCTCCTGCTCGGCGGATCGGGCGCGGAGGACGCGGCGCTCGCCAAGATCACCGGCCCCGGCTTCGACGAGGACGGCGTGGTCAACGCGATCGAGCGGACCATCGACAAATATCGCGAGGTGCGCGCGGACGGCGAGCGCTTCCTCGACACCTATCGCCGCGTCGGCTTCGAGCCGTTCAAGGAGGCGATCTATGGCTGA
- a CDS encoding uroporphyrinogen-III C-methyltransferase (TIGRFAM: uroporphyrin-III C-methyltransferase~PFAM: Uroporphyrin-III C/tetrapyrrole (Corrin/Porphyrin) methyltransferase), whose product MAAMASLLDPEARGRVILVGAGPGDPGLLTVRAVEALRAADVVVHDGLIDPRVLDHAPPSAQRISVAKKRDRHTLPQDAINALIIAHVKAGSVVVRLKGGDPFVFGRGGEEVEAVRGAGLPVEVVPGVSSALGCAAEAMLPLTHRDWSSAVSFVAGTCKGLTEQNWAGLAGQGRTLVIYMGVTCAGLIADKLMADGVAPDMPVAVLERGTLEGSRAMRTLLADLGDMVDREKVVSPAIIVVGEVVLLSDAEDRLMALAKQVEAFS is encoded by the coding sequence GTGGCGGCCATGGCATCCTTGCTTGATCCCGAAGCGCGTGGGCGCGTCATCCTGGTCGGCGCCGGTCCCGGCGATCCCGGCCTGCTGACCGTGCGCGCCGTCGAGGCGCTGCGCGCCGCCGACGTCGTCGTCCATGACGGGCTGATCGACCCGCGCGTGCTCGACCATGCGCCGCCCTCGGCCCAGCGCATCTCGGTCGCCAAGAAGCGCGACCGCCACACCCTGCCCCAGGACGCGATCAACGCGCTGATCATCGCCCATGTCAAGGCGGGGTCGGTGGTCGTCCGGCTGAAGGGCGGCGACCCCTTCGTGTTCGGCCGCGGCGGCGAGGAGGTCGAGGCGGTGCGCGGCGCCGGCCTGCCGGTCGAGGTCGTCCCCGGCGTCTCCTCGGCGCTCGGCTGCGCGGCGGAGGCGATGCTGCCGCTGACGCACCGCGACTGGTCGAGCGCGGTCAGCTTCGTCGCCGGCACCTGCAAGGGGCTGACCGAACAGAATTGGGCCGGGCTCGCCGGCCAGGGCCGCACCCTTGTCATCTATATGGGCGTCACCTGCGCCGGCCTGATCGCCGACAAGCTGATGGCCGACGGCGTCGCCCCCGACATGCCGGTCGCGGTGCTCGAACGCGGCACCCTCGAAGGATCGCGGGCGATGCGGACGCTGCTCGCCGACCTCGGCGACATGGTCGATCGCGAGAAGGTGGTCAGCCCGGCGATCATCGTCGTCGGCGAGGTGGTCCTGCTGTCCGACGCGGAGGACAGGCTGATGGCATTGGCCAAGCAAGTGGAGGCATTCTCTTGA
- a CDS encoding MazG nucleotide pyrophosphohydrolase (PFAM: MazG nucleotide pyrophosphohydrolase), whose protein sequence is MADDFEALTVDQYVREAARTDQRKGPGTIGFTMLGLVGETGSLLAEAKKKQRDAASYLGYAEAVAEEIGDVLWYLAAVARRHRLALSDIAAAALVADGVYRAGDNAALSLHALQPAHMPLAKAPMPKFEHGLLGLAGEVGLLAREIDGAGQPGHRAAVAQRLVAIMRRLIQAATDSGVTLEGAAIKNLQKIFDRWPRERQYPAAFDEDKDAEEQLPRTMEIDVYERTVRGQVYVFQRSRGVYVGDRLTDNAIEPDDYRFHDVFHYAYVAVLGWSPVIRALLRLKRKSDPKLDDAEDGARAILIEEGVTSWLFGQAQQLNFFDGVKPGGLPLDMLKHVRQFVAGYEADRCPLWLWEEAILQGYAAFRFLQKNRRARIGIDFARRRLRIKELP, encoded by the coding sequence ATGGCCGACGACTTCGAAGCGCTAACCGTGGATCAATATGTTCGCGAGGCGGCGCGAACCGACCAGCGCAAGGGCCCGGGGACGATCGGTTTCACGATGCTAGGTCTGGTCGGCGAAACCGGCAGCCTGCTCGCCGAAGCCAAGAAGAAGCAGCGCGATGCCGCATCCTATCTGGGCTATGCCGAAGCCGTCGCCGAGGAGATTGGCGATGTTCTCTGGTATCTGGCCGCTGTTGCGCGCCGGCATCGGTTGGCGCTGAGCGATATCGCTGCTGCGGCGCTGGTCGCCGATGGCGTCTATCGTGCCGGGGACAATGCCGCCCTCAGCCTACATGCACTCCAGCCTGCGCATATGCCGCTCGCCAAGGCGCCGATGCCGAAGTTCGAACATGGTCTGCTCGGACTGGCGGGTGAGGTCGGGCTGCTCGCCCGCGAGATCGACGGCGCGGGGCAACCCGGCCATCGCGCGGCCGTAGCGCAGCGTCTTGTAGCAATCATGCGTCGATTGATCCAGGCTGCGACCGATTCCGGCGTCACCCTGGAAGGCGCTGCGATCAAGAATCTTCAGAAGATCTTCGACCGCTGGCCGCGCGAACGACAGTATCCGGCCGCGTTTGACGAGGACAAGGATGCCGAGGAACAGCTTCCGCGCACAATGGAGATCGACGTCTATGAGCGCACCGTGCGTGGGCAGGTCTATGTCTTCCAGCGTTCGCGCGGTGTGTATGTCGGGGATCGGCTGACCGATAACGCGATCGAACCGGACGATTATCGTTTCCACGACGTCTTTCACTATGCCTATGTCGCGGTGCTGGGCTGGTCGCCGGTCATTCGTGCTTTGCTCCGGCTTAAGCGGAAGAGCGACCCTAAGCTCGACGATGCCGAGGATGGCGCGCGTGCGATCCTGATCGAGGAAGGCGTGACGTCCTGGCTTTTCGGTCAGGCACAGCAGCTCAATTTCTTCGACGGTGTGAAGCCGGGCGGACTTCCGCTGGACATGCTCAAGCATGTTCGCCAATTCGTCGCCGGCTACGAGGCCGACCGCTGCCCGCTGTGGCTCTGGGAGGAGGCGATCCTCCAAGGCTACGCGGCTTTTCGTTTCCTCCAGAAGAACCGACGGGCGCGAATTGGCATCGATTTCGCCCGCCGCCGCTTGCGTATCAAGGAGTTACCGTGA
- a CDS encoding peptidase C1A, papain (PFAM: peptidase C1A, papain), which yields MIAIKTDLRHLLGPVRDQGARPTCLAFAASDGHAALRDGLIPLSCEYAYFHAQRRGRRAPDQGATLSTMLDALRLDGQPAESGWPYLDIVPDSEWAPPSVTGPCFGRKGGTATLDLAEILASLDAERPVMLLSSLSASFFQPSGEGIVDPANDEMPDPSLRHATLAVGHGLADGQSAILVRNSWGAGWGVEGHAWLTEKFLKPRLFATAILTEEIDVPSRSAAA from the coding sequence ATGATCGCGATCAAGACAGATCTTCGGCACCTGCTCGGACCGGTGCGCGATCAGGGCGCGCGGCCGACCTGTCTCGCCTTCGCTGCGAGCGATGGACACGCCGCCTTGCGCGACGGATTGATTCCGCTTTCCTGCGAATATGCCTATTTTCACGCCCAGCGCCGTGGCCGTCGCGCTCCCGATCAGGGCGCGACCCTGTCCACGATGCTTGATGCGCTACGGCTGGACGGGCAGCCTGCCGAAAGCGGGTGGCCCTATCTCGACATCGTTCCGGACAGTGAATGGGCTCCGCCATCGGTGACCGGACCATGCTTTGGCCGCAAGGGCGGCACGGCCACGCTTGATCTCGCCGAGATCCTTGCTTCGCTCGATGCCGAGCGGCCGGTCATGTTGCTGTCCAGCCTCTCCGCCTCGTTCTTCCAGCCGTCGGGCGAAGGGATCGTCGATCCGGCGAATGACGAGATGCCCGATCCCAGCCTTCGCCATGCGACCCTCGCGGTCGGCCATGGCCTCGCCGACGGACAGAGCGCGATCCTCGTGCGAAACAGCTGGGGAGCCGGCTGGGGTGTCGAGGGCCATGCCTGGCTCACCGAGAAATTCCTGAAGCCGCGCCTGTTCGCGACGGCGATCCTGACGGAGGAGATCGATGTACCTTCCCGTTCCGCCGCAGCCTGA
- a CDS encoding protein of unknown function DUF955 (PFAM: protein of unknown function DUF955), with protein MARDYASAVRAGAMAAGRLHRQLGTQALIEQQGGNVDVFGTIHALDLPLLLRPLKGLLGAYLSAPVPGVLVTTERPMSIQRFTAAHELGHFSMRHDPSLDDESILRRMPMSPEPGSQFQETEADAFAIAFMMPKWLIAQHCARQGWTVTDLRRPNIAYQLSLRIGASYEATCRTLVRYDLISSAIMRELLDTQPRSLKVDLLKDYRPENYRGDVWLLTERDEGVRLDGSRNDLFVLRLKEHSGGGYLWDLDQLIASGFAVVRDEREAFDVEAVGGPVVRRVTAAPEAARRGRMSLNERRPWQPAAAHASLTIDFDLTGPEQEGLSRAERRHLLEAA; from the coding sequence GTGGCGCGCGACTATGCCAGCGCAGTCCGGGCAGGCGCGATGGCGGCAGGCCGTCTCCATCGCCAGCTTGGCACCCAGGCCCTGATCGAACAGCAGGGCGGCAATGTAGATGTGTTCGGCACGATCCATGCGCTCGACCTGCCGCTGCTACTGCGACCGCTCAAAGGCCTGCTAGGCGCCTATCTCAGCGCACCGGTACCCGGTGTGCTGGTCACGACCGAGCGGCCGATGAGCATCCAGCGGTTCACCGCCGCACATGAGCTGGGCCATTTCTCGATGCGGCACGATCCCAGCCTCGACGATGAAAGCATCCTGCGCCGCATGCCGATGAGCCCGGAACCCGGCAGTCAGTTCCAGGAAACCGAGGCGGATGCATTCGCGATCGCGTTCATGATGCCCAAATGGCTGATCGCCCAGCATTGCGCGCGACAGGGCTGGACCGTCACCGACCTTCGCCGACCCAATATCGCCTATCAGCTCTCGCTGCGCATTGGTGCCAGCTATGAGGCGACCTGCCGCACCTTGGTCCGCTACGATCTCATCTCAAGCGCGATCATGCGCGAGCTTCTCGATACTCAGCCCCGTAGCCTCAAGGTTGATCTGCTAAAGGATTATCGCCCCGAAAATTATCGCGGCGATGTCTGGCTGCTGACCGAACGCGACGAGGGCGTGCGCCTCGACGGCAGTCGCAACGACCTGTTCGTGCTGCGTCTCAAGGAGCATAGCGGCGGCGGCTATCTTTGGGATCTCGACCAGCTCATCGCGAGCGGTTTCGCGGTGGTGCGCGATGAGCGCGAAGCGTTCGACGTCGAGGCGGTCGGTGGTCCGGTCGTCCGCCGCGTCACCGCGGCACCCGAAGCGGCGAGGCGCGGTCGCATGTCGCTCAACGAACGGCGCCCCTGGCAACCGGCGGCCGCGCATGCCAGCCTTACGATCGACTTCGATCTTACCGGTCCCGAGCAAGAAGGCCTTTCCCGCGCCGAACGGCGCCATCTGCTTGAGGCGGCCTGA
- a CDS encoding helix-turn-helix domain protein (PFAM: helix-turn-helix domain protein): MTQLSLGQAADDEAERRRLGDRLREARKYLGLKQDEVATYLKIPRTALTDIESGQRRVEAIELTRLAKLYRQSVAYFTGEDEASASLPVDVAHLARRVADLSTEDRAELSRFAEYLLARSSGGAA, from the coding sequence GTGACGCAATTGTCGCTTGGTCAGGCGGCCGATGACGAGGCCGAACGTCGGCGGCTGGGCGACCGCTTGCGCGAAGCCCGCAAATATCTCGGCCTGAAGCAGGACGAGGTTGCGACCTATCTCAAGATACCCCGCACCGCATTGACCGACATCGAAAGTGGTCAACGCCGGGTCGAAGCGATCGAACTCACGCGCCTTGCCAAGCTCTACCGGCAGTCAGTCGCCTATTTCACTGGCGAGGACGAGGCGTCGGCGAGCCTGCCGGTCGATGTCGCCCATCTCGCGCGGCGCGTCGCCGATCTGTCGACCGAGGACCGCGCCGAACTCAGCCGCTTCGCCGAGTATCTTCTCGCGCGATCGTCGGGCGGGGCGGCCTGA
- a CDS encoding Hemolysin-type calcium-binding region (PFAM: Hemolysin-type calcium-binding region), with protein sequence MTTITVADGYAFVHPKLDLSLAFTADLTERLPTALQFALNATTQLRLTGAAIVYDRGGHPTDGLITAIQATADGAPAFTLTDAQLDLGDLFAADPAARASTARIALFAGDDSITGGSKDDYFNVQGGHDVVMGGAGFDTISGGPGNDHLYGQSPDGGPDGSDIIEGNDGSDYIQGNAGNDDLDGGLGSDRISGGADNDYIFGGEGNDTVNGNKGNDIIDGWDGNDFLRGGQGNDNLRGGAGYNVVMGDLGDDTIDAQTGTDTLTGGEGADLFIMRSFATPPADRSELSVITDFTHGEDRIKFSGIMGAEIETVLSGTADSYEAAIQQAKAMMTAHAGYNEIAAVQVGSDTYLFSTGMPSSDIPKDSVMALNTLATDFEIGDFVIR encoded by the coding sequence ATGACCACCATCACTGTCGCGGACGGCTACGCCTTCGTCCATCCGAAGCTCGATCTGTCGCTCGCCTTCACGGCCGACCTGACCGAGCGCCTGCCGACGGCGCTCCAGTTCGCGCTCAACGCCACCACCCAGCTCCGGCTGACCGGCGCGGCCATCGTCTATGACCGCGGCGGCCATCCGACCGACGGCCTGATCACCGCCATCCAGGCCACCGCCGACGGCGCGCCGGCCTTCACGCTGACCGATGCGCAGCTCGACCTGGGCGACCTCTTCGCGGCCGATCCCGCGGCACGCGCATCGACGGCGCGCATCGCGCTTTTCGCCGGCGATGACTCGATCACCGGCGGCTCGAAGGACGACTATTTCAACGTCCAGGGCGGCCATGACGTCGTGATGGGCGGAGCGGGCTTCGACACGATCTCCGGCGGCCCCGGCAACGACCATCTCTACGGGCAGTCCCCCGATGGCGGACCCGACGGCAGCGACATCATCGAAGGCAATGACGGGTCCGATTATATCCAGGGCAATGCCGGGAACGACGATCTTGACGGCGGCCTCGGTTCGGACCGCATCAGCGGCGGCGCCGACAACGACTATATCTTCGGCGGCGAGGGCAACGACACCGTCAACGGCAACAAGGGCAACGATATAATCGACGGTTGGGACGGCAATGATTTCCTGCGCGGCGGACAGGGCAACGACAATCTGAGAGGCGGGGCCGGCTACAATGTGGTGATGGGCGATCTCGGCGACGACACGATCGACGCCCAGACCGGCACCGACACCCTGACCGGCGGCGAAGGCGCCGACCTCTTCATCATGCGCTCCTTTGCCACCCCACCCGCCGACCGATCCGAGCTGAGCGTGATCACCGACTTCACCCATGGCGAGGACCGCATCAAATTCAGCGGGATCATGGGAGCGGAAATCGAGACGGTACTGAGCGGCACCGCCGACTCTTATGAGGCGGCGATCCAGCAGGCGAAGGCGATGATGACCGCCCACGCCGGCTACAACGAGATCGCGGCGGTCCAGGTCGGTTCCGACACCTACCTCTTCAGCACCGGCATGCCGTCGAGCGACATCCCGAAGGACAGCGTGATGGCCCTCAACACCTTGGCGACCGATTTCGAGATCGGGGATTTCGTTATTAGGTGA
- a CDS encoding transglutaminase domain protein (PFAM: transglutaminase domain protein; transglutaminase, N-terminal domain protein) — MKLGIRHRTRYRYRRPVTVQPHRLLAVPRCGAELRLDEFILDAGPDTAIAWSDDVFGNRIATIDFTGDRREIAIDASMVVELDAPAWPLFAIAVEAHRYPFPYDEDDRADLGALAGPASGEADSVAAFARGFVAAEPTDTLALLKDLNAGMLPRVAYRPREEEGTQSPAETLALGSGSCRDIAALFIACARGLGFGARAVSGYLHDPDQAAGGQGSTHAWAEVFLPGAGWIAFDPTHGRVGDAHLIPVAVARENRQIMPLTGRYAGSADDLLGMDVDVTVTAMAGTG, encoded by the coding sequence ATGAAGCTCGGCATCCGTCACCGGACACGATATCGCTATCGCCGTCCGGTGACGGTGCAACCGCATCGCCTGCTCGCGGTGCCGCGCTGCGGGGCGGAGCTTCGGCTCGACGAGTTCATCCTCGACGCCGGGCCGGACACCGCCATCGCCTGGAGCGACGACGTGTTCGGCAACCGCATCGCCACGATCGATTTCACCGGCGACCGGCGCGAGATCGCGATCGACGCCTCGATGGTCGTCGAACTCGATGCTCCGGCCTGGCCGTTGTTCGCCATCGCCGTCGAGGCACACCGATATCCCTTCCCCTATGACGAGGACGACCGGGCCGACCTCGGCGCGCTCGCCGGCCCGGCGTCCGGCGAGGCGGACAGCGTCGCCGCCTTCGCGCGCGGGTTCGTCGCCGCCGAGCCGACCGACACGCTCGCGCTGCTCAAGGATCTCAATGCCGGGATGCTCCCGCGCGTCGCCTATCGGCCGCGCGAGGAGGAAGGCACGCAGTCGCCGGCCGAGACTCTCGCGCTCGGCAGCGGGTCCTGCCGGGACATCGCCGCCTTGTTCATCGCCTGCGCCCGCGGCCTCGGCTTCGGCGCGCGCGCGGTGTCGGGCTATCTCCACGATCCGGATCAGGCGGCCGGCGGACAGGGATCGACCCATGCGTGGGCCGAGGTCTTCCTGCCCGGCGCCGGATGGATCGCGTTCGACCCGACCCATGGCCGCGTGGGCGACGCCCATCTGATACCCGTCGCGGTTGCGCGCGAGAACCGCCAGATCATGCCGTTGACGGGGCGATATGCGGGTTCGGCCGACGACCTGCTGGGCATGGACGTCGACGTGACGGTGACGGCGATGGCCGGCACCGGATGA
- a CDS encoding Glutathione peroxidase (PFAM: glutathione peroxidase) — MTTVYDFSARAIDGSEVPLDRWRGKVLLIVNTASQCGFTPQYAGLEMLHEQLSDRGLVVLGFPCNQFGGQEPGSEAEIDAFCRTSYDVRFPMFAKVEVNGPAAHPLYGWLKSNARGILGTEGIKWNFTKFLIDRSGQVFSRYAPTTKPEAIRGEIEELLEDA; from the coding sequence ATGACGACCGTCTATGACTTCTCGGCCCGCGCGATCGACGGCAGCGAGGTCCCGCTCGACCGCTGGCGCGGCAAGGTGCTGCTGATCGTCAACACCGCCAGCCAGTGCGGCTTCACCCCGCAATATGCGGGGCTCGAGATGCTGCACGAGCAATTGTCCGACCGCGGGCTGGTGGTGCTCGGCTTCCCCTGCAACCAGTTCGGCGGGCAGGAGCCGGGCAGCGAGGCGGAGATCGACGCCTTCTGCCGCACCAGCTACGACGTCCGCTTCCCGATGTTCGCCAAGGTCGAGGTCAACGGCCCGGCCGCCCACCCGCTCTACGGCTGGCTGAAGAGCAACGCGCGCGGCATCCTCGGCACCGAGGGCATCAAGTGGAACTTCACCAAATTCCTGATCGACCGCTCCGGCCAGGTGTTCAGCCGCTACGCCCCGACCACCAAGCCCGAGGCGATCCGCGGCGAGATCGAGGAACTGCTCGAAGACGCCTGA
- a CDS encoding transcriptional regulator, MarR family (PFAM: regulatory protein, MarR): MAKYVNMAVQNPPDGFRAASPLFLREPEIRRGVELLYFGYSHLLRGIDEGLAKQGLGRAHHRSLYFIARNPDITVSELLRLLGITKQSLGRVLNELAERGLIETRMGREDRRQRLLRVTEAGAALEASLFEALRERLSGAYAQAGQNAVTGFWAVLEGLVPPDEKPRMPHAGKRG; this comes from the coding sequence GTGGCAAAATACGTCAACATGGCTGTCCAAAATCCCCCCGACGGCTTCCGCGCCGCCTCCCCGCTCTTCCTGCGCGAGCCCGAGATCAGGCGCGGGGTCGAACTGCTCTATTTCGGCTACAGCCACCTGCTGCGCGGCATCGACGAGGGGCTGGCGAAACAGGGCCTCGGCCGCGCGCATCACCGCTCGCTCTACTTCATCGCCCGCAACCCCGACATCACGGTCAGCGAGCTGCTGCGCCTGCTCGGCATCACGAAGCAGTCGCTCGGCCGCGTCCTCAACGAGCTGGCCGAGCGCGGGCTGATCGAGACGCGGATGGGCCGCGAGGACCGGCGCCAGCGCCTGCTCCGCGTCACCGAGGCGGGCGCGGCGCTGGAGGCGTCGCTGTTCGAGGCCCTGCGCGAACGCCTGTCGGGCGCCTATGCCCAGGCCGGGCAGAATGCGGTGACCGGCTTCTGGGCGGTGCTCGAAGGGCTGGTCCCGCCCGACGAGAAGCCGCGCATGCCGCATGCCGGCAAGCGGGGATGA
- a CDS encoding branched-chain amino acid aminotransferase (TIGRFAM: branched-chain amino acid aminotransferase~PFAM: aminotransferase, class IV), producing MAEEITFDDRDGFIWMDGALVPWRAANVHVLTHALHYASSVFEGVRAYEGTIFELSRHSRRLRESARLLGFELPWSVEAIDAACIETLAANGLKDAYVRPVAWRGSEQMGVSAIRTRPHLAIACWAWGSYFDPDAAGLRLDIAPWRRPPPYCAPVQAKASGHYMIATMSKHHAEGRGFHDALMFDHRGQVAEATAANIFFVKDGALHTPTADCFLDGITRQTVIGLARRRGIAVVERAIWPEELEGFEQCFLTGSAAEIVGVASIGPWSFETGDLGRQMRKDYADLVRGRLAAG from the coding sequence ATGGCTGAGGAAATAACGTTCGACGATCGCGACGGGTTCATCTGGATGGACGGGGCGCTGGTCCCCTGGCGGGCGGCGAACGTCCATGTCCTCACCCATGCGCTCCATTATGCCTCGTCGGTGTTCGAGGGGGTACGCGCCTATGAGGGCACGATCTTCGAGCTGAGCCGGCACAGCCGCCGGCTGCGCGAGAGCGCGCGGCTGCTGGGGTTCGAGCTGCCCTGGTCGGTCGAGGCGATCGACGCGGCCTGCATCGAGACGCTGGCGGCGAACGGGCTGAAGGACGCCTATGTCCGCCCCGTCGCGTGGCGCGGATCGGAGCAGATGGGGGTGTCGGCGATCCGGACGCGGCCGCACCTGGCGATCGCCTGCTGGGCGTGGGGCAGCTATTTCGATCCCGACGCGGCGGGGCTCAGGCTCGACATCGCGCCGTGGCGCCGGCCGCCGCCCTATTGCGCGCCGGTGCAGGCCAAGGCGTCGGGCCATTACATGATCGCGACCATGTCGAAGCACCATGCCGAGGGGCGCGGCTTCCACGACGCGCTGATGTTCGACCATCGCGGCCAGGTGGCGGAGGCGACCGCGGCCAATATCTTCTTCGTCAAGGACGGCGCGCTGCACACGCCGACGGCGGACTGCTTCCTGGACGGCATCACCCGCCAGACGGTGATCGGGCTGGCGCGGCGGCGCGGGATCGCGGTGGTCGAGCGCGCGATCTGGCCCGAGGAGCTGGAGGGGTTCGAGCAGTGCTTCCTGACCGGATCGGCGGCGGAGATCGTCGGCGTCGCCTCGATCGGGCCGTGGAGCTTCGAGACGGGCGATCTCGGCCGGCAGATGCGCAAGGACTATGCCGATCTGGTGCGCGGGCGGCTGGCGGCCGGCTGA